Proteins encoded within one genomic window of Xylophilus sp. GOD-11R:
- a CDS encoding tripartite tricarboxylate transporter substrate binding protein, whose product MQRRHALIATALAAATGIATPALAQQAAWPQRQITIVVPASPGGAIDLLARLIGNKMTTDWGQPVVIDNRTGATGIIGTDLVAKSPPDGYNLVLVASSHAINPSMVKKLPFDTVKGFEPIALTHVVPLVLVTAPDFPAKTVQDIVAYGKAHPGELSFASSGSGGAPHFSGELFKSLTGLQMTHVPYKGSTLAHPDLMSGRVSLMFDTVAATNAQIKAGKLRAYAVTTAKRSASLPDVPTMQEAGIAGYETSTWGGLLAPAGTPRAVVEKINAEVNRVLAMADVRKTLQDNGIEAGGGTAAQFGSFIQGEMVKWGKVAKDAGIQPE is encoded by the coding sequence ATGCAACGCCGTCACGCCCTCATCGCCACCGCCCTGGCCGCCGCCACCGGTATCGCCACGCCAGCGCTGGCCCAGCAGGCCGCCTGGCCGCAACGCCAGATCACCATCGTCGTGCCCGCCTCGCCGGGCGGTGCCATCGACCTGCTGGCCCGGCTCATCGGCAACAAGATGACCACCGACTGGGGCCAGCCGGTGGTGATCGACAACCGCACCGGCGCCACCGGCATCATCGGCACCGACCTGGTCGCCAAGAGCCCGCCGGACGGCTACAACCTGGTGCTGGTGGCGAGCAGCCACGCGATCAATCCGAGCATGGTGAAGAAGCTGCCCTTCGACACGGTGAAGGGCTTCGAGCCGATCGCGCTGACGCACGTGGTGCCGCTGGTGCTGGTGACCGCGCCGGACTTTCCGGCGAAGACGGTGCAGGACATCGTCGCCTACGGCAAGGCGCACCCGGGGGAACTGAGTTTCGCGTCGAGCGGCAGCGGTGGGGCGCCGCACTTTTCGGGTGAGCTGTTCAAGTCGCTGACCGGACTGCAGATGACCCATGTGCCCTACAAGGGAAGCACGCTGGCGCATCCCGACCTGATGAGCGGGCGGGTGTCGCTGATGTTCGACACGGTGGCCGCCACGAATGCGCAGATCAAGGCCGGCAAGCTCCGGGCCTATGCGGTGACCACGGCGAAGCGGTCGGCTTCCCTGCCGGATGTGCCGACGATGCAGGAAGCGGGGATCGCGGGGTACGAAACGAGCACCTGGGGTGGCTTGCTGGCGCCTGCGGGGACGCCTCGGGCGGTGGTCGAGAAGATCAATGCCGAGGTGAATCGGGTGTTGGCGATGGCGGATGTGCGCAAGACCTTGCAGGACAACGGGATCGAGGCGGGGGGTGGGACTGCTGCGCAGTTTGGGTCGTTCATTCAGGGCGAGATGGTGAAGTGGGGGAAGGTGGCCAAGGATGCGGGGATTCAGCCGGAGTAG